Proteins from one Lachnospiraceae bacterium KGMB03038 genomic window:
- the spoVT gene encoding stage V sporulation protein T — MKATGIVRRIDDLGRVVIPKEIRRTLRIREGDPLEIFTDREGEIILKKYSPIGELSTFAKQYAESLSQTMGCLVCVCDMDQVIAASGSGKKELQDRLISRQMEKILGERNSLLAAAGDKKYTPVIKDQEEEYAYEVISPILCEGDVIGGVILLTKEGRKKFSELEQKMASCAAAFLGRQMEQ; from the coding sequence ATGAAAGCAACGGGAATCGTCAGGAGGATCGACGACCTTGGAAGGGTTGTGATCCCAAAAGAAATCAGAAGGACACTCAGGATTCGGGAAGGAGATCCTTTGGAAATCTTTACGGACCGGGAAGGAGAGATCATACTGAAGAAGTATTCTCCTATCGGCGAATTGTCTACATTTGCAAAACAGTATGCGGAAAGTCTGTCCCAGACCATGGGCTGCCTGGTGTGTGTCTGCGATATGGATCAGGTGATCGCGGCTTCCGGTTCCGGCAAAAAGGAACTGCAGGACCGGCTGATCAGCAGACAGATGGAGAAAATTCTGGGAGAAAGGAATTCCCTGCTGGCCGCCGCTGGAGACAAAAAGTATACCCCAGTAATAAAAGACCAGGAAGAAGAATACGCATATGAGGTGATCAGTCCCATTCTCTGTGAAGGAGACGTGATAGGAGGAGTGATTCTTCTTACGAAAGAAGGCAGGAAGAAATTCAGCGAACTGGAACAGAAAATGGCCTCCTGCGCGGCCGCCTTCCTGGGAAGGCAGATGGAACAGTAG